The Brassica napus cultivar Da-Ae chromosome C7, Da-Ae, whole genome shotgun sequence genome has a segment encoding these proteins:
- the LOC106376219 gene encoding WD-40 repeat-containing protein MSI4: MESDEAAAAAAAASPQGSGGTVTPAPKKRGRKPKIKEDSQTPSSSSQQSGGKKTKQSVDEKYTQWKGLVPILYDWLANHNLVWPSLSCRWGPQLDQATYKNRQRLYLSEQTDGSVPNTLVIANCEVVKPRVAAAEHISQFNEEARSPFVKKYKTIIHPGEVNRIRELPQNSKIIATHTDSPDVLIWDVETQPNRHAVLGAATSRPDLILTGHQDNAEFALAMCPTEPFVLSGGKDKSVVLWSIQDHITTVGTDSKSSGSIIKQTGEGGDKTESPSVGPRGVYHGHNDTVEDVAFSPTSAQEFCSVGDDSCLILWDARTGTSPVTKVEKAHDADLHCVDWNPLDDNLILTGSADNTVRLYDRRNLTSNGVGTPIYKFEGHRAAVLCVQWCPDKSSVFGSSAEDGLLNIWDYDRVSKKSDRAAKSPAGLFFQHAGHRDKVVDFHWNAADPWTIVSVSDDCETTGGGGTLQIWRMSDLIYRPEEEVLAELETFKSHVMTCASKP, translated from the exons ATGGAGAGCGAcgaagcagcagcagcagcagcagcagcgtCTCCTCAAGGGAGCGGAGGAACCGTAACTCCGGCGCCGAAGAAGAGAGGCCGGAAACCTAAGATCAAGGAGGATTCACAGactccgtcgtcgtcgtcgcAGCAGAGCGGGGGGAAGAAGACGAAGCAGAGTGTGGACGAGAAGTACACTCAGTGGAAAGGGCTGGTCCCCATTCTCTacgactggctcgccaaccacAACCTCGTCTGGCCTTCCCTCTCGTGCAG ATGGGGTCCACAGCTTGACCAAGCAACTTACAAGAATCGCCAGCGTCTTTACCTCTCAGAACAA ACTGATGGTAGTGTGCCCAACACTCTTGTCATAGCTAATTGCGAAGTTGTTAAGCCAAGGGTCGCTGCAGCTGAGCACATATCTCAG TTCAATGAAGAAGCACGTTCTCCATTTGTGAAGAAGTACAAGACCATCATTCACCCTGGCGAG GTTAACAGAATCAGGGAACTCCCACAGAACAGTAAGATTATTGCTACTCACACCGACAGTCCTGAT GTTCTCATTTGGGATGTTGAAACCCAACCAAACCGTCATGCTGTGCTTGGAGCTGCAACTTCCCGTCCGGATTTG atACTAACTGGACACCAAGACAATGCTGAATTCGCTCTTGCAATGTGCCCAACCGAGCCCTTTGTCCTCTCTGGAG GCAAGGACAAGTCAGTTGTTTTGTGGAGTATCCAGGACCACATCACAACGGTTGGTACAGATTCCAAATCATCTGGATCGATCATCAAGCAGACTGGTGAAGGTGGTGATAAGACTGAGAGTCCTTCTGTTGGCCCGCGAGGTGTATATCATGGCCATAACGACACAGTTGAAGATGTGGCATTCAGCCCGACCAG TGCGCAAGAGTTCTGCAGTGTTGGTGACGATTCTTGCCTCATACTATGGGATGCAAGAACTGGCACTAGCCCTGTCACGAAG GTTGAAAAGGCTCACGATGCTGATCTTCATTGTGTCGACTGGAATCCTCTTGACGACAATCTGATCCTAACAGG GTCTGCAGACAACACTGTCCGGTTGTATGATCGCAGGAACCTTACCTCAAATGGAGTTGGTACGCCCATCTACAAATTTGAAGGCCACAGAGCTGCTGTTCTTTGCGTTCAG TGGTGTCCTGATAAGTCATCTGTTTTTGGGAGTTCTGCTGAAGATGGTCTCTTGAACATCTGGGATTATGACAGG GTCAGTAAGAAGTCTGATCGTGCAGCTAAAAGCCCCGCTGGTCTCTTCTTCCAGCATGCTGGTCACAG GGACAAAGTTGTTGATTTCCACTGGAATGCGGCGGACCCTTGGACTATTGTCAGTGTGTCTGATGACTGTGAGACTACTGGTGGAGGTGGAACATTGCAG ATATGGCGGATGAGTGACTTGATTTACAggccggaagaggaagtttTGGCAGAGTTGGAAACGTTCAAGTCGCATGTTATGACATGTGCCTCTAAACCTTGa
- the LOC106374524 gene encoding putative F-box protein At1g47790 produces MEPKEKKKKRKTRYRKGRTQSIPTDLTIEILSRLPEKSVARFSCVSKLWSSITSDPSFPRPRLLLCFQKYDDSDLYVSSIPQHTRNSNNRSYSSSLSFDHHHMMKLPSCYNLFSSKESVHGLICFQKSENPIVWNPSTRQFIALPILPIPCKDWKKTTLLLGYDPIEGKHKVVCLPFKRTCYVCRVFKLGSGQKSWRNVKTNIQHRPTSDTYERYIEGVIYYLASSVVMSFDVRSEKFDMIKLPSGYFSGLLITYKGRLAFFSRMSYTTNHRKLWILEDAQKHIWSGQDFLLPFADLDYLSFKLTGFTHAGEFIFVPTRRSQSSHILLYDPVRNSWRKFEFKGLADKVSLHNEHRPYALHVFPNHIDSQVSL; encoded by the coding sequence ATGGagccaaaagaaaagaagaagaagaggaaaacacGCTACCGAAAGGGAAGAACACAATCGATTCCTACCGACCTAACCATAGAGATACTCTCAAGGCTTCCTGAGAAATCTGTTGCTAGGTTCAGTTGTGTGTCCAAGCTCTGGTCATCAATCACCTCCGACCCATCTTTCCCACGGCCGCGCCTTCTACTCTGTTTCCAAAAATATGACGACTCGGACTTGTATGTTTCCTCTATTCCACAGCATACTCGGAACTCAAACAACAGGTCCTACTCTTCTTCTCTGTcttttgatcatcatcatatgatGAAACTCCCAAGTTGTTATAATCTGTTCTCATCTAAGGAATCTGTCCATGGCTTGATCTGCTttcaaaaatcagaaaacccCATAGTCTGGAACCCTAGCACGAGACAGTTCATAGCTTTACCAATTTTACCAATACCATGTAAGGACTGGAAAAAGACAACACTGTTGTTAGGATATGATCCCATTGAAGGTAAACACAAAGTAGTGTGCCTTCCCTTTAAAAGGACTTGTTATGTGTGTCGAGTTTTTAAATTGGGATCAGGTCAAAAATCATGGAGAAATGTCAAAACTAATATTCAGCATCGTCCCACCAGTGATACATATGAGCGATACATCGAGGGTGTGATATATTATCTAGCATCTAGTGTTGTAATGAGCTTTGATGTCAGATCTGAAAAGTTCGATATGATAAAACTACCTTCGGGATACTTTTCGGGACTGCTGATAACATATAAGGGAAGGTTGGCTTTTTTTAGTAGAATGAGTTATACAACAAATCATAGAAAATTATGGATTTTGGAGGATGCACAGAAACACATATGGTCGGGACAAGACTTTCTTTTACCTTTTGCTGATTTAGATTATCTGAGTTTCAAACTAACAGGTTTCACTCATGCTGGCGAGTTTATTTTTGTACCAACAAGGCGTAGCCAATCGTCTCATATTTTACTATACGATCCGGTGAGAAACAGCTGGagaaaatttgaatttaagGGATTAGCAGACAAGGTATCTCTCCATAATGAACACCGACCTTATGCGCTCCATGTTTTCCCGAATCACATTGATAGTCAAGTGTCTTTGTAA